One stretch of Leishmania panamensis strain MHOM/PA/94/PSC-1 chromosome 29 sequence DNA includes these proteins:
- a CDS encoding hypothetical protein (TriTrypDB/GeneDB-style sysID: LpmP.29.2830): MPRLIHASHRPEGGRGNEKLTKSVPKTANDLAAQSLANLWRRLFQSYVHFTQPGCEPFVSDSITDLDCVDDVANADTALDTLWAAGFAASSAPDALIVHLFLANEHFDAVSWIIAFCLVDRLQLSHYVRQRLRELSFLQPRGNSSSCFLRLAKAHVTQLLFTAYSLAFKWHLDYTVSVKYLTSLLPHARSTRGRILHRTIQEELRVLETLEFNCAVSQNHLLQLMDHFLTASERRYVLHVVHRE; encoded by the coding sequence ATGCCGCGACTTATCCACGCATCGCACAGGCCAGAAGGGGGACGCGGTAATGAGAAGCTCACGAAGTCTGTACCGAAAACGGCAAACGATTTGGCCGCGCAGTCTCTCGCAAACCTCTGGCGGCGTCTGTTTCAGAGTTACGTCCACTTCACCCAGCCGGGATGCGAGCCTTTTGTTTCTGATAGCATCACAGATCTCGACTGTGTGGACGACGTCGCTAACGCTGACACTGCCCTTGACACCTTGTGGGCCGCGGGCTTCGCCGCATCCTCGGCGCCAGACGCCCTCATAGTgcatctctttctcgctaACGAACATTTCGACGCTGTTTCGTGGATTATTGCGTTTTGCCTTGTGGATCGCCTGCAACTCAGCCACTATGTGCGCCAGCGACTACGGGAGCTGTCGTTCTTGCAGCCGCGTGGGAATAGCAGCAGCTGTTTTCTGAGGCTTGCCAAGGCCCACGTTACGCAGCTATTGTTTACGGCGTACTCGCTTGCCTTCAAGTGGCATTTGGACTACACAGTCTCCGTCAAATATCTCACGAGTCTTCTTCCGCATGCACGTAGCACTCGAGGGCGTATCCTTCACCGCACAATCCAAGAGGAGCTCCGCGTTCTTGAGACTCTCGAATTCAACTGCGCTGTGTCGCAGAACCACTTGCTGCAGTTGATGGATCACTTCTTGACAGCGTCCGAGCGCCGCTACGTTCTGCACGTTGTTCACAGAGAATGA
- a CDS encoding hypothetical protein (TriTrypDB/GeneDB-style sysID: LpmP.29.2840): MYLPNTNASSQIMQFPSNQSQQQFSAISSYSPQQQFIVQHPQQQGVYQTQNPQLVPMNIPSQSNQQYVGGPTGTIYEGGVQGSVNQTSPEHNAARHNRTQMIPVPSNDERYRKQLIVNYLAQDVTSADLHTLFARFGPLDGARIIFDRQTSMPRGYGFVYFRYPDSAKQAVDTMNGYEFHGKRLKVGYSTNPLNIISSAPSNQYSAGQVK; encoded by the coding sequence ATGTACTTGCCGAACACGAACGCCTCTTCGCAGATCATGCAGTTTCCCTCTAATCAGTCCCAGCAGCAGTTTTCTGCAATTTCTTCCTActccccacagcagcagtttATCGTTCAGCAcccccagcagcagggcgTGTATCAGACGCAAAACCCGCAGCTCGTTCCGATGAACATTCCGTCGCAGTCCAATCAGCAGTACGTTGGTGGACCAACGGGCACGATCTACGAAGGCGGAGTCCAAGGATCGGTGAACCAGACCTCCCCTGAGCACAATGCTGCCCGTCACAACAGAACACAGATGATTCCAGTTCCGTCCAACGACGAGCGATACCGAAAGCAGCTCATTGTGAACTACCTTGCCCAGGACGTCACCAGTGCCGACCTACACACTCTCTTCGCGCGTTTTGGCCCCCTCGACGGCGCGCGAATCATCTTTGATCGCCAGACCAGCATGCCTCGCGGCTATGGCTTCGTTTACTTCCGCTATCCCGATAGCGCCAAGCAGGCTGTGGACACCATGAACGGCTACGAGTTCCACGGGAAGCGCCTCAAGGTAGGGTACTCGACCAACCCACTCAACATTATCTCGAGTGCACCCTCGAATCAATACTCTGCCGGGCAGGTGAAGTAG
- a CDS encoding hypothetical protein (TriTrypDB/GeneDB-style sysID: LpmP.29.2850), whose product MPNVPASLLNDVLGRPSPWWLSRLSSEARGALSGVDLLATTAQKIQLGRQIYGDGRSATESFCLRDAHGGFDMQTAEAQVILTHGRRLRQFSLNRGDVPLHVDLSDFLSCSGSSVTQVAEEAESLAERTRRNSYTSPFWFTKEQLEGHFWNSCTQHTTRCAPKSRKRVCEVYENPNMFVELGCGAGKTAPYANLDEFRSQSNAELSLFSCISFLRIFSPINVKTQRAFDACVEWRLRVECQQSGCWCSVWGSAEDYASCGFSILDGAIGVDIFDALGNPLFLVNALCTTAPLAVYASCYPSDSIINSDVD is encoded by the coding sequence ATGCCTAACGTCCCTGCTAGTCTGCTAAACGATGTTCTGGGGCGACCCTCTCCGTGGTGGCTGTCTAGACTTTCTTCAGAGGCTAGAGGGGCACTAAGCGGCGTCGACTTGCTGGCGACGACAGCACAGAAGATTCAACTAGGCAGACAAATCTACGGGGACGGCAGAAGCGCGACGGAATCTTTCTGTCTCCGCGATGCGCATGGTGGCTTCGATATGCAGACCGCGGAAGCTCAGGTCATTTTGACGCATGGGAGGCGACTGAGGCAATTTTCTCTGAACCGCGGCGATGTTCCGCTGCACGTTGACCTCTCCGACTTTCTCTCGTGCAGCGGGTCGTCTGTGACGCAGGTAGCAGAGGAAGCAGAGAGCCTCGCCGAGCGCACGAGGAGGAACTCCTACACTTCCCCATTCTGGTTTACGAAAGAGCAATTGGAGGGCCATTTTTGGAATTCCTGTACTCAGCACACCACGCGTTGTGCCCCCAAGAGCCGGAAGCGTGTATGCGAGGTGTATGAAAACCCTAACATGTTTGTAGAACTGGGTTGTGGCGCAGGGAAGACAGCACCGTATGCCAATCTGGACGAGTTTCGAAGTCAGTCAAATGCCGAACTCTCCCTATTTTCGTgcatttcttttcttcgAATCTTTTCGCCGATTAACGTGAAAACTCAACGCGCCTTTGACGCATGTGTGGAGTGGCGCCTGCGAGTGGAGTGTCAGCAAAGTGGGTGCTGGTGCAGCGTATGGGGGAGTGCAGAGGACTACGCGAGCTGCGGGTTTTCCATCCTGGACGGTGCCATCGGCGTCGACATATTCGATGCTCTTGGAaatcctctctttctcgtcaACGCCTTGTGCACCACTGCACCTCTTGCTGTTTATGCCAGTTGCTACCCCAGTGATAGCATTATTAACAGCGATGTTGATTGA
- a CDS encoding hypothetical protein (TriTrypDB/GeneDB-style sysID: LpmP.29.2860), with the protein MEHPASSEAERRLSDKNQDALRRLLLIELSVLRRRYAGLFDDHQAKGDTGAFPATAADCDVAPSSAIETSSEDEQTGALCQSDRDAIEALFHSIDDFTREFNEGKGIVEHDDVVTKIMRDFI; encoded by the coding sequence ATGGAACACCCAGCATCATCGGAGGCCGAGAGACGCCTCTCTGACAAGAACCAGGACGCCCTCCGTCGACTGCTGCTCATTGAGCTGTCCGTTTTACGACGTCGCTACGCAGGACTCTTCGACGACCATCAAGCCAAAGGTGATACGGGTGCCTTccccgccactgccgctgacTGCGATGTCGCGCCTTCATCGGCCATCGAGACCTCCTCCGAGGACGAGCAGACAGGCGCTCTGTGTCAGAGCGACCGCGACGCGATCGAGGCGCTCTTTCACTCCATCGACGATTTCACGCGTGAGTTCAATGAGGGCAAAGGTATCGTGGAGCATGATGACGTCGTCACCAAGATTATGCGTGACTTCATTTAG
- a CDS encoding 40S ribosomal protein S19, putative (TriTrypDB/GeneDB-style sysID: LpmP.29.2870) yields the protein MAALKNKIRRIGKRKGATLKDVSAWRWIKTAARHFKQEGKIFVPNCTELIKSSHGRERAPQNPDWYYVRCAAVLRAIYLRPGVGYGGLSKRFGNKKNYGSRPEHTVNSSTGPLHWACKSLTKLGLVEPGAQSGQRLTRKGHKFADSLAFQVQIRKFGQSKV from the coding sequence ATGGCTGCTCTGAAGAACAAGATCCGCCGCATCGGCAAGAGGAAGGGCGCGACCCTGAAGGATGTCAGCGCGTGGCGCTGGATCAAGACGGCGGCCCGCCACTTCAAGCAGGAGGGCAAGATCTTTGTGCCGAACTGCACCGAGCTCATCAAGAGCTCCCACGGCCGCGAGCGCGCTCCGCAGAACCCGGACTGGTACTATgtccgctgcgccgccgtccttCGCGCCATCTACCTGCGCCCTGGCGTGGGTTATGGTGGTCTAAGCAAGCGCTTCGGCAACAAGAAGAACTACGGCAGCCGCCCCGAGCACACCGTCAACTCCTCTACCGGCCCTCTCCACTGGGCCTGCAAGTCCCTGACGAAGCTTGGGCTTGTGGAGCCTGGTGCGCAGTCTGGTCAGCGTCTGACCCGCAAGGGTCACAAATTCGCTGATTCTTTGGCCTTTCAGGTCCAGATCCGCAAGTTCGGCCAATCCAAGGTGTGA
- a CDS encoding hypothetical protein (TriTrypDB/GeneDB-style sysID: LpmP.29.2880), with protein MPPLSLFLRATAAAVVGNTVTSSQYAQCAPAFSSSVFGAPDARTLDALGSIRLQDQDILWEIESDDFHRGYEANTTQLQILRLRAEYVDSTGGKSPVMRVVGFFPGVPTSTVYEYLTNVTLRRGWDCNYTHFEQFAGNCPSTLPDAEVLRRPLATVAKKFSHCCGDECTLIPDVADVMLDHGWFCHRVGGSVLRRFGLADRLFQYERLSYAYRFRESAADMSGDVGPSTKMYDIIFSGSKRAREEASAAAPSLRDWIQANREAVPCEEVDMNFQHVVLVPIAEAEAQLFCNSDQLRQLCTMGSMLDVRSTKLVYDVWKDTQSRTTRGTALLPGTLLVITSASNVGIPPLLPRWAQKTIMGSISRKAYDQLLKACLEDGSGDVTK; from the coding sequence atgccgcctctctctctcttccttcgggccaccgcggccgcggtTGTAGGGAACACGGTGACCTCTTCCCAGTATGCACAGTGTGCTCCAGCGTTTAGTTCTTCAGTATTCGGCGCACCGGATGCACGCACACTAGATGCTCTTGGGAGCATACGACTTCAGGATCAGGATATTCTGTGGGAGATCGAATCCGACGATTTTCACCGCGGCTACGAGGCAAACACGACACAGCTGCAGATTCTCCGATTGCGCGCTGAGTACGTAGACTCGACCGGTGGCAAGTCACCTGTGATGCGTGTTGTCGGATTCTTCCCTGGGGTTCCCACTTCTACCGTGTATGAGTACCTCACCAATGTGACTCTCCGGCGCGGCTGGGACTGTAACTACACCCATTTTGAACAGTTTGCGGGAAACTGCCCTTCTACACTACCTGACGCCGAGGTGTTGCGTCGACCCCTCGCCACTGTGGCGAAAAAGTTCTCCCATTGCTGCGGCGATGAGTGCACCCTTATTCCAGATGTTGCTGACGTCATGCTGGACCATGGTTGGTTCTGCCACCGCGTCGGCGGTTCTGTGCTCCGCCGCTTCGGCCTGGCGGACCGGCTGTTTCAGTACGAGCGTCTATCCTACGCCTACCGCTTCCGTGAAAGCGCTGCGGACATGTCTGGGGACGTTGGCCCCTCTACTAAAATGTACGACATTATTTTCAGCGGCTCCAAACGCGCGCGTGAGGAGGCttccgcagctgcaccatcGCTTCGTGACTGGATCCAGGCGAACCGCGAGGCGGTGCCGTGTGAAGAGGTAGACATGAATTTCCAGCATGTGGTCCTCGTCCCGATCGCCGAAGCAGAGGCGCAACTGTTTTGCAACTCCGACCAGCTTCGCCAGCTCTGCACAATGGGAAGCATGCTCGATGTAAGAAGCACCAAGCTAGTTTACGATGTTTGGAAGGATACGCAGTCCCGTACGACACGTGGGACGGCACTGTTACCCGGCACCCTTCTTGTCATTACCTCTGCAAGCAATGTCGGTataccaccgctgctgccgcggtgggcGCAGAAGACGATTATGGGCAGCATATCAAGGAAGGCTTACGACCAACTATTGAAGGCGTGCCTGGAGGACGGGAGTGGCGACGTCACAAAATGA